In the Armatimonadota bacterium genome, one interval contains:
- a CDS encoding site-2 protease family protein → MPNPQTMLMMAIAFLTALTVHEYAHARAALAEGDDTAKVAGRISLNPLDHLDPFGAIMFALMMMNGFGIAWGKPVPVNPYRFRSPRWGNLRVSLWGPLSNILFACALALLFRFIVAGRFGLNYVPLILTCISMNLVLAMFNLLPVPPLDGSKVLASLLPYETARRYEEAMGKYGFLILIGLLLTGVISIILGPPRRFLFGLLTGIPF, encoded by the coding sequence ATGCCGAATCCGCAGACTATGCTGATGATGGCGATCGCCTTTCTGACGGCGCTGACCGTTCACGAGTACGCTCACGCGCGGGCGGCCCTCGCCGAAGGGGACGACACGGCCAAGGTCGCCGGGCGAATCTCGCTCAATCCCCTTGATCACCTCGACCCGTTCGGCGCGATCATGTTTGCCCTCATGATGATGAACGGCTTTGGGATCGCCTGGGGCAAGCCGGTACCTGTCAACCCGTACCGATTCAGGAGCCCGCGATGGGGCAATCTGCGGGTCTCACTGTGGGGGCCGCTCTCGAACATCCTGTTCGCCTGCGCTCTGGCCCTGCTGTTCAGGTTCATAGTCGCCGGCCGCTTCGGCCTGAACTACGTTCCGCTGATCCTGACCTGCATCTCGATGAACCTCGTGCTGGCGATGTTCAACCTGCTACCCGTTCCGCCACTGGACGGCTCAAAGGTGCTCGCCAGCCTGCTGCCGTACGAGACCGCACGGCGGTATGAGGAGGCAATGGGCAAGTACGGCTTCCTCATACTGATCGGCCTGCTCCTCACGGGTGTCATCAGCATCATACTCGGGCCACCGAGGCGGTTTCTGTTCGGATTGCTCACCGGAATACCTTTCTGA